The Streptomyces uncialis genomic interval GTCGTTCTCGCCGCGCTTGCCTTCTTCGTACCCCGTCTTTCCCGGCACCCCGAGCGCGGCACCCAGCGCACCCTGGGAGCCGGATCACGCACCGGTGGCAAGGCCCCCGGCATCCTGGGGCGGATCTTCAGCAAGCCCTTCCGCAGCAGCTCCAAGGCAGTGGGCCGCAGTGGTTCGGCCGGCCGTCGCGCCCGTGGCCGCATGCCCTTCTAGGGCAGGTTCCCACCCTCTGCCGCACCCTCACGACACCTCCTACTCACGTACTCAAGTACGCGTACTCATGTGCGGACGCGGGGCACCCCCGAAGGATGTGCTCATGGCGCGAACCTTCGGCGAGGACATGTGAATTCCCACCTTCGGCGAGGTGAGTCCCGGCTTTCCCCTCCCCCGCTCGTGGCGGGCCCGGCGTCCAGTCGTCGCCCTGTTCGCCACAGCTGATCCCCGGGGGCGGGGCGACCGGGGCAGTCGGCCACCGTCCCCCCAGGGGGACTCCCCTTCGCCGAAAGAGACGTGCATGAGTCGCGACCCGCACATTCGAGCTGCCACTCCAGAGGATCTGGTCTGGATACACGAGCTGAGGCACCGTGTGTACGCCCAGGAGCTCGGTCAGCACCCGCCGCAACCGGACCGACGGCTGTACGACGCGCTGGACGGCGGCAACGTCTACCTCGTCGCGGCCCGGGGCCCGGTCCGTATCGGCTTCATCAGTCTGACCCCGCCGTGGCTGGGCCGCTACGGCCTGGACAAGTACCTGACCCGCGACGAACTGCCGCTGTTGTCCGAGGGGGGAGTCTTCGAGGTACGCATCCTCACCGTGGAGCCGCGCTGGCGCGGTACCGCGGTGGCACCGCTTCTGATGTACGCGGCCCTGCGGTGGATCTCCTCGCGGGGAGGCCGCGCGGTGGTGGCGATGGGCCGCACCGAACTGCTCGACATGTATCTGAAGGCCGGTCTGCGGCCCGTGGGGCGCACCGTCCGCAGCGGTGCGGTGACCTTCGAGGTGCTGACGGGTGAGGTGGCCGCGCTGACGCAGGTGGCCACCACCCGGTATCGCAGCGTCCTGGAGCGGTTCGGCTCCGTGGTCGACTGGCGGTTGGACATGGAGCGGACGCCCGGGCCGGACGGCTGTGAACACGGCGGTGCCTCCTTCACCGCGATCGGAACGGACTTCCGCACCCTGCACCGGCGCCACGAGGTCGTCGCCGCCGATGTGCTGGACGCCTGGTTCCCACCCGCTCCCGGGGTAGGCGCGGCGCTCACCGAGGATGCGGCCTGGTCCGCCAGGACCTCGCCTCCCACCGGAGCCGAGGGCCTGCTGTCGGAACTCGGGGAGGCCCGGGCACTGCCGGTGGAGACGCTCGTGGCCGGGGCCGGCTCGTCCGACCTGATCTTCAGGGCGTTCGGCCGCTGGCTGACCCCGGGGAGCAGGGTGCTTCTGCTCGACCCGGGATACGGCGAATACGCCCATGTCACCGAGCGCGTGATCGGGTGCCGGGTGGACCGCTTCCGGTTGCACCGGAGGGACGGGTGGCGGATCGACTTCGCCCGGCTGGCCTCTGTCGTCGGTGCGGGCCGATACGACCTGGTGGTCGTGGTCAACCCGAACAACCCGACCGGACGGCACGCGTCCGCCGCCGAACTGCGCACCCTGATCGCGGACGCCCCGGCCGGGACCCGCTGGTGGATCGACGAGGCCTACCTCGGCTACGTGGACCTGGCGGAGTCGCTCGCCCCACTGGCCGCGGTGGACCCGCGGGTCGTGGTCTGCACCTCGCTGTCCAAGATGTACGCGCTGTCCGGGGTACGGGCGGCCTTCCTGGTGGCCGAACCCGCCACCGCGGCACTTCTGCGCCGGTGGACGCCGCCCTGGGCGGTGAGCCTTCCCGCGCAACTCGCCGCCGTGGCCGCCCTGCGGGACCCCGCGCACTACCGCTCCCGCTGGCTCCGCACCCACACCCTGCGCCGTCGACTGGCCGCCGACCTCGCCGGGGTGGCGGACAGCGCCGTGGTGGAGGAGGGCGTTGCGAACTTCCTCAACATCACGCTGCCGTACGACGGACCGAGCGCTGCCCGCCTGGTGCGGGAGTGCCGTCGACACGACGTCTATCTGCGCGACCTGTCGCCCCTCTCCCCGCAGTACGAAGGGCGCACCGTACGCGTCGCGGTCAGGGACACGGCGGAGAACGCGCGCATCGTGGCGGCGTACGGGGCCGCGCTGGAGGCCCTGCGGCCCGGCCCGCTCCGGCGGCGGTCCGCTGGGTCCCCGGCCGGTGTCGCCGCCGGCCACGCCCGGTGACCGGTGTCGCCTCCCTCGCGCCCTTGCTCGGTGGGGCCCTGGCGCTCGGCGGGGTGGCCGCGGCGCTTTCCGGACGCCGCGAACTGCTGGTCCGTTGGTGCTGCTGGGCGGTCGGAGTGCCCCTGGTCGCCGGAGCGTTCTGGTGGGGCAGCCCGGCGGTAACGGCCCTCGCGCTCCTGGTCGGGGTGATCGCGGCGATGGAGTTCGGCGGGCTGACGGGTCTGTCCCGGCCGGACAGGGCGGTACTGGCCGCGGCCGTCTCCGGCGTGATTCTGACCTCGTGGCTGGCCCCCGGACACGAGGTGCGGGCGATGGCTGCCGGCGCGCTGGCCATCGCCGCGGTGCCGCTGCTGGCCGGTGACTCCACCCATGGTCTGCGCCGCCTCGGGGCAGGTCTGCTCGGGCTGGTCTGGCTGAGCGTGCTCGCCGCCCTGGCACCG includes:
- a CDS encoding DUF6411 family protein codes for the protein MMIVAIVAVCVVLAALAFFVPRLSRHPERGTQRTLGAGSRTGGKAPGILGRIFSKPFRSSSKAVGRSGSAGRRARGRMPF
- a CDS encoding histidinol-phosphate transaminase — encoded protein: MSRDPHIRAATPEDLVWIHELRHRVYAQELGQHPPQPDRRLYDALDGGNVYLVAARGPVRIGFISLTPPWLGRYGLDKYLTRDELPLLSEGGVFEVRILTVEPRWRGTAVAPLLMYAALRWISSRGGRAVVAMGRTELLDMYLKAGLRPVGRTVRSGAVTFEVLTGEVAALTQVATTRYRSVLERFGSVVDWRLDMERTPGPDGCEHGGASFTAIGTDFRTLHRRHEVVAADVLDAWFPPAPGVGAALTEDAAWSARTSPPTGAEGLLSELGEARALPVETLVAGAGSSDLIFRAFGRWLTPGSRVLLLDPGYGEYAHVTERVIGCRVDRFRLHRRDGWRIDFARLASVVGAGRYDLVVVVNPNNPTGRHASAAELRTLIADAPAGTRWWIDEAYLGYVDLAESLAPLAAVDPRVVVCTSLSKMYALSGVRAAFLVAEPATAALLRRWTPPWAVSLPAQLAAVAALRDPAHYRSRWLRTHTLRRRLAADLAGVADSAVVEEGVANFLNITLPYDGPSAARLVRECRRHDVYLRDLSPLSPQYEGRTVRVAVRDTAENARIVAAYGAALEALRPGPLRRRSAGSPAGVAAGHAR
- a CDS encoding phosphatidate cytidylyltransferase, which translates into the protein MTGVASLAPLLGGALALGGVAAALSGRRELLVRWCCWAVGVPLVAGAFWWGSPAVTALALLVGVIAAMEFGGLTGLSRPDRAVLAAAVSGVILTSWLAPGHEVRAMAAGALAIAAVPLLAGDSTHGLRRLGAGLLGLVWLSVLAALAPLGATALALFAAVSVGDIVAYFAGPRLGGPRLSPLSPAKRWSGTLSGAAAALGVLAALSALSVPMAVAVVVGAPAGDLLESMVKRGARAKDSAHWLAGSGGLLDRIDSLLLALAVLLLLS